CATCCAGTTCGATTCAGGTAGTTCGCATCACCGACGTACCCAATTGGTACTTTGAGCGGGTGGCATTCCCGGGACAGCGCCTAATCTTTGAGGCAATCCCAGAATCACATTTGGAAGTCCACACAGGAATGATGGCCAGCTCGATCCTGTCTGATAATATTCCCTGCAG
This genomic stretch from Romeriopsis navalis LEGE 11480 harbors:
- a CDS encoding DUF1830 domain-containing protein translates to MSQIIDPIPSGKNDRVHCCYVNASSSIQVVRITDVPNWYFERVAFPGQRLIFEAIPESHLEVHTGMMASSILSDNIPCSKLAMTIAPLPESGVTQTDDRDGNVPALSSVD